A genomic window from Strix uralensis isolate ZFMK-TIS-50842 chromosome 20, bStrUra1, whole genome shotgun sequence includes:
- the LOC141952533 gene encoding transmembrane protein 209-like isoform X1, with product MTTSAWCQGAAAGFGGAADGAQHPGEVRPEPAAAWPPRHCRAVRFGNPVCHGTVDAVQGGRGVLWLLGYTEETGKGLSFPPGVGSPQIPRVATVTADVLLLCAELNLLLAIMAAEQSPATSVIDRAVKMRKEIEARKVVLAWGLLNVSLAGMIYTEMSGKLISSYYNITYWPLWYIERALASLFSLNALFDFWVDFKYTVAPTSLVVSPCQQTLLGLQNAAVQTTPARELAAKKAPSWTPSPPIQGQSSSPSRCPSASPKFTTGCTPGYSPQRRALSSTSAAYGSAGTYSPGSSSVGFPAAAPLLAGHCPPLALGQWKAAA from the exons ATGACAACCTCTGCCTG GTGCCAGGGGGCAGccgcagggtttgggggggctgcggACGGCGCTCAGCACCCTGGAGAAGTACGGCCGGaacctgctgcagcctggccccCCCGGCACTGCCGCGCCGTCCGCTTCGGGAACCCCGTCTGCCACGGCACCGTCGACGCCGTGCA ggggggccggggggtgctgTGGCTGTTGGGGTACACGGAGGAGacagggaaggggctgagcttCCCCCCCGGGGTGGGGAGTCCCCAAATCCCCCGTGTGGCCACCGTCACCGCCGACGTCCTGCTGCTGTGCGCCGAGCTGAACCTGTTGCTGGCC ATCATGGCAGCAGAACAGAGTCCAGCAACTTCCGTCATCGACAGGGCCGtcaagatgaggaaggagatTGAAGCCCGGAAAGTGGTCTTGGCCTGGGGGCTCCTTAATGTGTCTCTCGCAGGCATGATCTATACTGAAAT gtctgGAAAACTCATAAGCTCCTATTACAACATCACATACTGGCCACTCTGGTATATTG aacGTGCACTTGCATCTCTGTTCAGCCTGAATGCCTTATTTGATTTCTGGGTGGACTTCAAATACACGGTGGCACCGACCAGCTTGGTCGTGAGTCCTtgccagcagaccctgctggggtTGCAGAATGCAG cGGTACAAACAACTCCAGCGCGTGAGCTGGCGGCAAAGAAAGCCCCGTCTTGGACACCTTCTCCTCCGATCCAGGGCCAGAGTTCCAGCCCGTCCCGCTGCCCTAGCGCCAGTCCAAAGTTTACTACCGGTTGTaccccagggtacagccctcAACGACGGGCTCTGTCAAGCACCAGCGCTGCTTACGGCAGTGCTGGAACCtattccccaggcagcagctcagtcGG gtttccagctgcagctcctctcctaGCGGGTCACTGTCCCCCACTAGCGTTGGgccagtggaaagcagcagcttaa
- the LOC141952533 gene encoding uncharacterized protein LOC141952533 isoform X3, with protein sequence MTTSAWCQGAAAGFGGAADGAQHPGEVRPEPAAAWPPRHCRAVRFGNPVCHGTVDAVQGGRGVLWLLGYTEETGKGLSFPPGVGSPQIPRVATVTADVLLLCAELNLLLAIMAAEQSPATSVIDRAVKMRKEIEARKVVLAWGLLNVSLAGMIYTEMSGKLISSYYNITYWPLWYIERALASLFSLNALFDFWVDFKYTVAPTSLVVSPCQQTLLGLQNAGGCNKYLRQSFLILFFCFKMVSLSAVGFFSGVSSEWPHLTGAVN encoded by the exons ATGACAACCTCTGCCTG GTGCCAGGGGGCAGccgcagggtttgggggggctgcggACGGCGCTCAGCACCCTGGAGAAGTACGGCCGGaacctgctgcagcctggccccCCCGGCACTGCCGCGCCGTCCGCTTCGGGAACCCCGTCTGCCACGGCACCGTCGACGCCGTGCA ggggggccggggggtgctgTGGCTGTTGGGGTACACGGAGGAGacagggaaggggctgagcttCCCCCCCGGGGTGGGGAGTCCCCAAATCCCCCGTGTGGCCACCGTCACCGCCGACGTCCTGCTGCTGTGCGCCGAGCTGAACCTGTTGCTGGCC ATCATGGCAGCAGAACAGAGTCCAGCAACTTCCGTCATCGACAGGGCCGtcaagatgaggaaggagatTGAAGCCCGGAAAGTGGTCTTGGCCTGGGGGCTCCTTAATGTGTCTCTCGCAGGCATGATCTATACTGAAAT gtctgGAAAACTCATAAGCTCCTATTACAACATCACATACTGGCCACTCTGGTATATTG aacGTGCACTTGCATCTCTGTTCAGCCTGAATGCCTTATTTGATTTCTGGGTGGACTTCAAATACACGGTGGCACCGACCAGCTTGGTCGTGAGTCCTtgccagcagaccctgctggggtTGCAGAATGCAGGTGGGTGCAATAAATATCTCCGGcaatcttttttaattctttttttttgtttcaagatggtgtctCTCTCAGCGGTGGGATTCTTTAGTGGAGTGAGTTCTGAATGGCCTCATCTGACAGGAGCGGTGAACTGA
- the LOC141952533 gene encoding uncharacterized protein LOC141952533 isoform X4, protein MTTSAWCQGAAAGFGGAADGAQHPGEVRPEPAAAWPPRHCRAVRFGNPVCHGTVDAVQGGRGVLWLLGYTEETGKGLSFPPGVGSPQIPRVATVTADVLLLCAELNLLLAIMAAEQSPATSVIDRAVKMRKEIEARKVVLAWGLLNVSLAGMIYTEMSGKLISSYYNITYWPLWYIERALASLFSLNALFDFWVDFKYTVAPTSLVMVSLSAVGFFSGVSSEWPHLTGAVN, encoded by the exons ATGACAACCTCTGCCTG GTGCCAGGGGGCAGccgcagggtttgggggggctgcggACGGCGCTCAGCACCCTGGAGAAGTACGGCCGGaacctgctgcagcctggccccCCCGGCACTGCCGCGCCGTCCGCTTCGGGAACCCCGTCTGCCACGGCACCGTCGACGCCGTGCA ggggggccggggggtgctgTGGCTGTTGGGGTACACGGAGGAGacagggaaggggctgagcttCCCCCCCGGGGTGGGGAGTCCCCAAATCCCCCGTGTGGCCACCGTCACCGCCGACGTCCTGCTGCTGTGCGCCGAGCTGAACCTGTTGCTGGCC ATCATGGCAGCAGAACAGAGTCCAGCAACTTCCGTCATCGACAGGGCCGtcaagatgaggaaggagatTGAAGCCCGGAAAGTGGTCTTGGCCTGGGGGCTCCTTAATGTGTCTCTCGCAGGCATGATCTATACTGAAAT gtctgGAAAACTCATAAGCTCCTATTACAACATCACATACTGGCCACTCTGGTATATTG aacGTGCACTTGCATCTCTGTTCAGCCTGAATGCCTTATTTGATTTCTGGGTGGACTTCAAATACACGGTGGCACCGACCAGCTTGGTC atggtgtctCTCTCAGCGGTGGGATTCTTTAGTGGAGTGAGTTCTGAATGGCCTCATCTGACAGGAGCGGTGAACTGA
- the LOC141952533 gene encoding transmembrane protein 209-like isoform X2: MTTSAWCQGAAAGFGGAADGAQHPGEVRPEPAAAWPPRHCRAVRFGNPVCHGTVDAVQIMAAEQSPATSVIDRAVKMRKEIEARKVVLAWGLLNVSLAGMIYTEMSGKLISSYYNITYWPLWYIERALASLFSLNALFDFWVDFKYTVAPTSLVVSPCQQTLLGLQNAAVQTTPARELAAKKAPSWTPSPPIQGQSSSPSRCPSASPKFTTGCTPGYSPQRRALSSTSAAYGSAGTYSPGSSSVGFPAAAPLLAGHCPPLALGQWKAAA; encoded by the exons ATGACAACCTCTGCCTG GTGCCAGGGGGCAGccgcagggtttgggggggctgcggACGGCGCTCAGCACCCTGGAGAAGTACGGCCGGaacctgctgcagcctggccccCCCGGCACTGCCGCGCCGTCCGCTTCGGGAACCCCGTCTGCCACGGCACCGTCGACGCCGTGCAG ATCATGGCAGCAGAACAGAGTCCAGCAACTTCCGTCATCGACAGGGCCGtcaagatgaggaaggagatTGAAGCCCGGAAAGTGGTCTTGGCCTGGGGGCTCCTTAATGTGTCTCTCGCAGGCATGATCTATACTGAAAT gtctgGAAAACTCATAAGCTCCTATTACAACATCACATACTGGCCACTCTGGTATATTG aacGTGCACTTGCATCTCTGTTCAGCCTGAATGCCTTATTTGATTTCTGGGTGGACTTCAAATACACGGTGGCACCGACCAGCTTGGTCGTGAGTCCTtgccagcagaccctgctggggtTGCAGAATGCAG cGGTACAAACAACTCCAGCGCGTGAGCTGGCGGCAAAGAAAGCCCCGTCTTGGACACCTTCTCCTCCGATCCAGGGCCAGAGTTCCAGCCCGTCCCGCTGCCCTAGCGCCAGTCCAAAGTTTACTACCGGTTGTaccccagggtacagccctcAACGACGGGCTCTGTCAAGCACCAGCGCTGCTTACGGCAGTGCTGGAACCtattccccaggcagcagctcagtcGG gtttccagctgcagctcctctcctaGCGGGTCACTGTCCCCCACTAGCGTTGGgccagtggaaagcagcagcttaa
- the LOC141952501 gene encoding uncharacterized protein LOC141952501 produces the protein MKRIWRWLCRRARSRGAGEGPESCRSSGGHELQPEGRDELHRAATTGNLAPARPLVEERDTHCRDKADRRRRSGSARPVDPSKRENKGQAAPGQAKGVSASSAPRGAAAAAARRRAPALRRADEPAACLESAVRTSSSDEEGVKESKSFGQEAEDVRARIPTVGSDSSPSHLSPGRHEPSERVDGQVFQRECHQCLRVQEKLHEDIAEMREGNKSLSRQLSKAERKADELEKEVEQLKSALLEKTSALDWTERELQKAKRQTLDWCGVCLLKDQKRADATKKAEELQQQVAQLQSENFLLRQQLGDAQNNNCLEQMRTEARLQGELADAVRKQHTAETALNASTHQCNRLKAENSRLQEDLDKAKAKACELSAELELQSQISLKLEALNKEMGQMVTSLSARLVTPGAGHTTTAPEEKQYLSLLLEVQAAAEARVEEINTAVASWRNELEQIIRAQALELERAKDKQESTALLLACAQAELKSSDKRFWVMEDIARVLRNKLNKANERLAEARRSNGDTAVRKRSVSKTRGPSVNPSGSATSERQTRSGGDCPPTSALPPNVSEAWDIPSGAAPPDSDMLKESY, from the exons ATGAAGAGGATCTGGCGGTGGCTGTGcaggagggccaggagcaggggggcaggggagggtcccGAGTCCTGCAGGAGCAGCGGTGGCCATGAGCTCCAGCCGGAGGGCCGGGACGAGCTGCACCGTGCAGCCACCACCGGCAACTTGGCCCCAGCGCGGCCGCTGGTGGAGGAGCGCGACACCCACTGCCGGGACAAGGCCGACAG gcgCAGGCGCAGTGGCAGCGCGCGGCCTGTGGACCCCAGCAAGCGGGAAAACAAGGGACAAGCTGCTCCAGGCCAAGCCAAAGGGGTGTCAGCATCCAGCGCTCcccgtggggcagcagctgctgcagcgaggCGGCGTGCACCCGCCCTGCGGAGAGCAG atgAGCCTGCCGCCTGCTTGGAGTCGGCCGTCCGTACGTCGTCATCAGATGAAGAAGGCGTCAAGGAGAGCAagagctttgggcaggag GCAGAAGATGTCAGAGCCCGAATACCGACGGTGGGGTCAGAttcatccccttcccacctgagCCCTGGGAGACATGAGCCATCTGAAAGGGTCGATGGGCAGGTGTTTCAGAGAGAATGTCACCAATGCCTTCGAGTGCAAGAAAAGCTCCATGAGGACATCGCTGAGATGCGAGAAGGAAACAAGAGCTTGTCTCGGCAGCTGAGCAAAGCCGAAAGAAAAGCTGATGAGCTGGAAAAGGAAGTGGAGCAACTGAAAAGTGCCCTCTTGGAAAAGACATCGGCTTTAGACTGGACGGAAAGAGAATTACAAAAGGCCAAGAGGCAGACACTGGACTGGTGTGGTGTATGCCTTCTTAAAGATCAGAAGAGAGCAGATGCCaccaagaaggcagaagagctgcagcaacAAGTGGCCCAGCTCCAAAGTGAAAACTTTTTGCTGCGTCAGCAGCTGGGAGACGCGCAGAACAACAACTGCCTGGAACAAATG AGAACAGAGGCACGGCTGCAAGGAGAGCTCGctgatgctgtcagaaagcagcacacagcagaaactgCACTGAACGCTTCGACGCACCAGTGCAATCGCCTGAAGGCAGAGAACTCCCGCTTGCAGGAGGACCTGGACAAGGCTAAGGCCAAG gcGTGCGAACTCTCcgcagagctggagctgcagtcCCAAATATCTCTGAAGCTCGAAGCTCTAAATAAGGAGATGGGACAGATGGTGACAAGTCTGTCAGCTCGCTTGGTGACTCCTGGCGCGGGTCACACCACAACAGCGCCGGAAGAGAAGCAATATCTGAGTCTACTCTTGGAG GTACAGGCAGCCGCTGAAGCCAGAGTAGAAGAGATCAACACCGCTGTCGCCTCTTGGAGGAACGAGCTGGAGCAGATCATTAGAGCTCAGGCTCTcgagctggagagagcaaaggacaagcaggagtcgaccgccctgctcctggcctgtgcacaggcagaattAAAGAGCTCCGACAAGCGTTTCTGGGTGATGGAGGACATTGCAAGAGTtctcagaaacaaattaaataa GGCTAATGAGAGGCTAGCAGAAGCCAGGAGGAGCAACGGCGACACTGCAGTCAGAAAGCGGAGTGTGAGCAAGACCAGGGGACCGAGCGTAAACCCATCGGGCTCAG CCACCAGTGAACGTCAAACCAGATCTGGTGGGGATTGTCCCCCGACATCTGCTCTTCCGCCAAACGTCAGCGAAGCCTGGGATATCCCTTCTGGGGCAGCACCGCCCGATAGCGACATGTTGAAGGAGAGTTATTAA